A genomic window from Vitis riparia cultivar Riparia Gloire de Montpellier isolate 1030 chromosome 18, EGFV_Vit.rip_1.0, whole genome shotgun sequence includes:
- the LOC117906375 gene encoding probable carbohydrate esterase At4g34215 isoform X2: MGSLSLVLILLSHACALSASDSGLHNDNIFILAGQSNMAGRGGVVNGTWDGIVPSECQPNPSILRLTAGLTWVEAREPLHADIDANKTCGIGPGMAFANAVLRDPAFGIVGLVPCAVGATNISEWSRGTYLYTQLVRRAKASLQHGGKIRALLWYQGESDSKSPEYAKSYKGKLEKFILDLRTDLRSPMLPVIQVALASGGPFIKIVREAQLGVDLPNVTCVDAMGLPLEPDGIHLTTPAQVRLGKRLASAFLQTVPTPISNNTSKRSGA, translated from the exons ATGGGGTCCTTGTCGTTGGTGCTAATTCTTCTGTCTCACGCCTGCGCTTTGAGTGCTTCAGATTCAGGTCTCCACAATGATAACATATTTATCCTGGCCGGACAGAGCAACATGGCTGGACGCGGTGGCGTTGTTAACGGAACCTGGGATGGAATTGTCCCTTCCGAATGCCAACCCAACCCATCCATCCTCCGACTCACTGCCGGACTCACATGGGTGGAAGCTCGAGAACCCCTCCACGCTGACATTGATGCAAACAAGACATGTGGGATTGGACCTGGGATGGCCTTTGCCAATGCCGTGTTGAGGGACCCTGCCTTTGGGATTGTGGGCCTGGTTCCTTGCGCCGTCGGTGCGACCAACATAAGCGAGTGGTCTCGCGGGACTTATCTTTACACCCAGTTGGTGAGGAGAGCAAAGGCGTCCCTGCAGCATGGTGGAAAGATTCGAGCTCTTCTCTGGTATCAAGGAGAGAGCGATTCTAAGAGTCCGGAGTATGCTAAGTCCTACAAGGGTAAATTGGAGAAATTCATCCTGGACCTGCGCACTGATCTGCGGTCTCCTATGCTACCAGTGATCCAG GTGGCTCTAGCATCAGGAGGACCATTTATAAAGATAGTGAGAGAAGCTCAGCTGGGAGTTGACCTTCCCAACGTGACATGCGTGGACGCCATGGGACTGCCCCTAGAACCTGATGGAATACACCTCACCACCCCGGCCCAGGTTCGACTTGGAAAGAGGTTGGCCAGTGCTTTCCTTCAGACCGTGCCCACGCCCATCAGCAATAATACTTCCAAAAG GTCGGGAGCTTGA
- the LOC117906375 gene encoding probable carbohydrate esterase At4g34215 isoform X1: MGSLSLVLILLSHACALSASDSGLHNDNIFILAGQSNMAGRGGVVNGTWDGIVPSECQPNPSILRLTAGLTWVEAREPLHADIDANKTCGIGPGMAFANAVLRDPAFGIVGLVPCAVGATNISEWSRGTYLYTQLVRRAKASLQHGGKIRALLWYQGESDSKSPEYAKSYKGKLEKFILDLRTDLRSPMLPVIQVALASGGPFIKIVREAQLGVDLPNVTCVDAMGLPLEPDGIHLTTPAQVRLGKRLASAFLQTVPTPISNNTSKRFSSFISNSVMDPLFRLTLMILTIPLSYMM; the protein is encoded by the exons ATGGGGTCCTTGTCGTTGGTGCTAATTCTTCTGTCTCACGCCTGCGCTTTGAGTGCTTCAGATTCAGGTCTCCACAATGATAACATATTTATCCTGGCCGGACAGAGCAACATGGCTGGACGCGGTGGCGTTGTTAACGGAACCTGGGATGGAATTGTCCCTTCCGAATGCCAACCCAACCCATCCATCCTCCGACTCACTGCCGGACTCACATGGGTGGAAGCTCGAGAACCCCTCCACGCTGACATTGATGCAAACAAGACATGTGGGATTGGACCTGGGATGGCCTTTGCCAATGCCGTGTTGAGGGACCCTGCCTTTGGGATTGTGGGCCTGGTTCCTTGCGCCGTCGGTGCGACCAACATAAGCGAGTGGTCTCGCGGGACTTATCTTTACACCCAGTTGGTGAGGAGAGCAAAGGCGTCCCTGCAGCATGGTGGAAAGATTCGAGCTCTTCTCTGGTATCAAGGAGAGAGCGATTCTAAGAGTCCGGAGTATGCTAAGTCCTACAAGGGTAAATTGGAGAAATTCATCCTGGACCTGCGCACTGATCTGCGGTCTCCTATGCTACCAGTGATCCAG GTGGCTCTAGCATCAGGAGGACCATTTATAAAGATAGTGAGAGAAGCTCAGCTGGGAGTTGACCTTCCCAACGTGACATGCGTGGACGCCATGGGACTGCCCCTAGAACCTGATGGAATACACCTCACCACCCCGGCCCAGGTTCGACTTGGAAAGAGGTTGGCCAGTGCTTTCCTTCAGACCGTGCCCACGCCCATCAGCAATAATACTTCCAAAAGGTTTTCCTCTTTCATTTCTAATTCTGTTATGGATCCATTATTTAGACTTACCCTAATGATCCTAACCATCCCACTGTCTTACATGATGTAA